One window from the genome of Spirosoma rhododendri encodes:
- a CDS encoding DUF11 domain-containing protein produces MNNRFRDRLLAALCGGLFLLIGCPVSAQINVTYPVERMVVQRDNNNRATVQIAGSYAQLLDAVEARAVARASGQGTTTGWTSLQTNPVNGQFSGTLPVSGGWYSIEVRGLRNGQTVATDAVARFGVGEVFAILGHSNAQGSSCVIGGTDYCPTIDGAVDDRVTVVPVDQSTPEFRAYEQTASTTYLPGLVFGQLATYSGLSPFARFCWLWGRMGDLLVQRINVPVLIYNGGFGGTNMEQNYKAAYDIPFSHGFVNYSIRMPYANIRNIMNMYVPATGLRSVLIHHGENDRGNATDDIRTQYYGVIDKVRQESSKPNLPMLIAISSYANGRFDNVRSAQTQVLSRTNYNVFQGPDLDNMTDRPDGIHYSPNGQRAVAQLWSDAISDDFFRNSQPYLAEQQPLISVACATGNQVQITLPASATYTWNTGSSDQSLTVGAGTYSARLRSAQNKITFPPAITVPSEIRPADPTISVQGPAQFCLPGNTILTSSYAGSGSNVWNTGVNTNSLSINGSGLYSVQAKGAAYGCLSNPASLSISPAGSDLSISMAVSRRTLLVGDTATFTLTVRNEGACQVRSATIADRLPANLVAVSSPTMQLSNGMVLGTLATLAPGQSSSFRYVARMQAAGVYQNAAEIMTQDGPDPDSQPGSGTDDGQDDEAHVDLRATSIDSNNATFASPNPNQVPLPAVQGNQPTPDPNKADLSLTMQVDRRAAVIGQLVSVSLTVSNLGGQTVGQAVVLNQLPSGLTFVSSSDFTATGNGTLLSASVNSLQAGSRATVSFVARTTATGTLTNMAQINSSTQPDPDSTPGNGYTNGEDDTAQLDLRVTGLSGGRQGAVSRK; encoded by the coding sequence ATGAACAATCGTTTCCGTGATCGCTTGCTTGCCGCACTGTGTGGTGGCCTGTTTCTGCTGATTGGATGCCCGGTATCGGCCCAGATCAATGTCACTTACCCAGTCGAACGGATGGTCGTTCAGCGCGACAACAACAACCGGGCTACCGTCCAGATTGCGGGCAGCTACGCGCAGTTGCTCGATGCCGTAGAAGCGAGGGCTGTTGCCCGCGCATCCGGGCAGGGCACCACCACCGGCTGGACATCCCTTCAGACAAACCCCGTCAATGGCCAATTCTCGGGCACGCTGCCAGTCAGTGGTGGCTGGTACAGCATCGAGGTGCGTGGACTACGCAACGGGCAGACCGTGGCCACCGATGCAGTCGCGCGGTTTGGCGTGGGCGAAGTGTTTGCTATTCTGGGTCACTCCAACGCGCAGGGATCCAGCTGCGTTATCGGCGGCACCGACTACTGCCCAACCATAGACGGAGCCGTCGACGACCGGGTGACGGTTGTTCCCGTCGACCAGTCGACGCCGGAGTTTCGGGCTTACGAACAAACCGCCAGTACGACCTACCTGCCGGGCCTGGTATTCGGTCAGCTGGCTACGTACAGCGGGCTGTCGCCCTTTGCGCGGTTTTGCTGGCTCTGGGGGCGCATGGGCGATTTGCTCGTCCAACGTATCAACGTGCCGGTACTGATCTATAACGGTGGTTTCGGCGGCACCAACATGGAGCAGAATTATAAGGCGGCCTACGATATTCCATTCAGTCATGGTTTTGTGAACTACAGCATCCGGATGCCGTACGCCAACATCCGTAACATCATGAACATGTACGTACCGGCTACCGGCCTGCGCTCGGTGTTGATTCACCACGGCGAAAATGACCGGGGCAATGCAACCGACGATATCCGGACACAGTACTACGGGGTGATCGACAAAGTACGGCAGGAGTCCAGCAAGCCAAATCTGCCCATGCTGATCGCTATTTCGTCGTACGCCAATGGCCGGTTTGACAACGTACGGTCGGCACAGACACAGGTATTGAGCCGGACCAACTACAACGTATTTCAGGGGCCTGACCTCGACAACATGACCGACCGCCCCGATGGAATTCATTACTCGCCCAATGGACAGCGGGCCGTCGCCCAGCTCTGGTCAGATGCCATCAGCGACGACTTTTTCCGTAACTCGCAGCCGTATCTGGCCGAACAGCAACCCCTCATCAGCGTAGCCTGCGCCACCGGCAACCAGGTACAGATCACCCTGCCTGCCAGCGCTACCTACACCTGGAATACGGGCAGCAGCGACCAAAGCCTGACCGTTGGCGCGGGTACCTATTCGGCCCGGCTCAGGAGCGCGCAGAACAAGATCACGTTTCCGCCGGCCATCACGGTTCCGTCGGAGATTCGCCCCGCCGACCCGACAATCAGCGTGCAGGGCCCCGCCCAGTTTTGCCTGCCGGGCAACACGATTTTAACCTCGAGCTATGCCGGTAGTGGCAGCAACGTGTGGAACACGGGCGTCAATACGAATTCACTGAGCATCAACGGGTCCGGCCTTTATTCGGTACAGGCCAAAGGAGCGGCTTACGGGTGCCTTTCAAACCCCGCCAGCTTATCGATCAGCCCGGCCGGGTCAGATTTGTCAATCAGCATGGCCGTCAGTCGGCGCACCCTGCTCGTGGGTGATACCGCCACGTTTACGCTGACGGTTCGGAACGAAGGTGCCTGTCAGGTCCGCTCTGCCACGATTGCCGACCGGTTACCGGCTAATCTGGTGGCCGTTTCCAGCCCCACCATGCAGCTTTCGAACGGTATGGTGTTAGGTACGCTGGCGACCCTCGCCCCCGGCCAGTCGAGCAGTTTCCGGTACGTAGCCCGAATGCAGGCGGCAGGGGTGTATCAGAATGCGGCCGAGATCATGACGCAAGACGGCCCTGACCCCGACAGCCAGCCCGGCTCCGGTACTGACGACGGACAGGACGACGAAGCGCACGTCGACCTGCGCGCGACAAGCATCGATTCAAACAACGCGACATTTGCCTCGCCCAACCCCAATCAGGTACCGTTGCCCGCTGTACAGGGCAACCAGCCCACACCCGATCCCAACAAAGCCGACCTGAGCCTGACCATGCAGGTTGACCGGCGCGCAGCCGTAATTGGGCAGCTTGTTTCCGTCAGTCTGACGGTATCGAATCTGGGCGGACAAACGGTTGGGCAGGCCGTTGTGCTCAATCAGCTCCCCAGCGGGCTCACGTTTGTTTCGTCGTCGGATTTTACCGCTACCGGCAACGGCACGCTGCTGTCGGCCAGCGTCAATTCCCTTCAGGCGGGCAGCCGCGCTACCGTTAGCTTCGTGGCACGGACAACGGCTACCGGTACGCTGACGAATATGGCCCAGATCAATTCATCGACGCAGCCCGACCCCGACAGTACGCCCGGCAATGGCTATACCAACGGCGAAGACGACACCGCCCAGCTCGACCTGCGCGTAACAGGGCTGTCGGGCGGGCGGCAGGGGGCCGTTTCCAGAAAATAG
- a CDS encoding peptidase, translating into MTYCLGIKVKGGLVAIADTRLTSGTEVSSNRKISVHEVENHSLFIMTSGLRSVRDKAITYFNEVIAEKDRSFTKLYQAVNAFGEQVKRVAQEDKSSITASGLNFNLNAIVGGQLEQDREHKLFLLYPEGNWVEVDQGAPFKIIGNSGYGKPLLFRNLSYETSLQDALKIGFLAFDATRVSANDVDYPLDVVVYPTDSFHMTEYRLEKDDMDEVSHQWSALLSNSVRKLPSYWMDPIFEKVRAVKNS; encoded by the coding sequence ATGACGTATTGTTTAGGAATCAAAGTAAAAGGTGGCCTGGTGGCAATCGCCGATACTCGACTAACGTCGGGCACGGAAGTATCATCGAATCGAAAAATTTCGGTTCATGAGGTTGAGAACCATTCGTTATTCATCATGACCTCCGGTTTGCGCTCCGTTCGCGACAAGGCCATCACCTATTTCAACGAAGTCATTGCCGAAAAAGACCGCTCGTTTACCAAACTGTATCAGGCTGTCAATGCCTTCGGCGAACAGGTAAAACGGGTGGCGCAGGAAGACAAATCGTCGATTACGGCCAGTGGGCTCAATTTCAACCTCAACGCCATTGTGGGCGGGCAGTTGGAGCAGGACCGCGAACACAAGCTGTTTCTACTGTATCCCGAAGGCAACTGGGTCGAGGTCGATCAGGGGGCACCGTTTAAAATTATCGGCAATTCGGGTTACGGCAAACCGCTGCTCTTTCGAAATTTATCCTACGAAACCAGCTTGCAGGACGCGCTGAAGATCGGCTTTCTGGCTTTCGACGCTACCCGTGTCAGCGCCAACGACGTCGATTACCCACTCGACGTGGTGGTGTACCCAACCGATAGTTTCCACATGACTGAGTACCGGCTGGAAAAAGACGACATGGACGAGGTGTCGCACCAGTGGAGTGCCCTGCTGAGCAATTCAGTCCGTAAACTTCCCTCCTACTGGATGGACCCCATTTTCGAAAAGGTTCGCGCCGTAAAAAACAGTTGA
- a CDS encoding transglutaminase family protein, whose amino-acid sequence MKLHVRHDSEYTYDHPVALGPQMLYLYPRMYPYQRLLRYELIIDPVPSRIVRNIDVEGNVQQLAYFDHPTNRLNVRAEIELESEEFNSFDFVLFPFDTQRIPFRYPAQEQDLLNPYMERVGVSERVESWARQLAAQASWQTTSFLMALNQAIRQFTYEVREVGAPYPPEQTLMLMCGSCRDYTTLFMAACRSVGIAARFVSGYLFGNPQQEHQLHAWVEVYLPGAGWRGFDPTQGTVVSNRHIFLTSTAKPELAAPISGTFQGQASSTLRAELLFT is encoded by the coding sequence ATGAAGCTGCATGTCCGGCACGATTCCGAATACACCTACGATCATCCAGTTGCCCTGGGGCCGCAGATGCTGTATCTGTACCCACGCATGTACCCGTACCAGCGGTTGCTGCGCTACGAACTGATTATCGACCCGGTTCCGTCGCGAATTGTGCGCAATATCGATGTCGAGGGCAATGTGCAGCAACTGGCTTACTTCGACCATCCGACCAACCGCCTGAACGTACGGGCCGAAATCGAGCTGGAGTCCGAGGAATTCAATTCGTTCGACTTTGTCCTATTTCCTTTTGATACCCAACGAATTCCGTTTCGGTATCCGGCTCAGGAGCAGGATTTGCTGAACCCGTATATGGAGCGGGTCGGGGTGTCGGAACGGGTGGAAAGCTGGGCGCGACAGCTGGCGGCTCAGGCTAGCTGGCAGACAACCAGTTTTCTGATGGCGCTCAATCAGGCAATCCGTCAGTTTACCTATGAGGTGCGCGAAGTAGGAGCGCCCTACCCGCCGGAGCAGACGCTGATGCTGATGTGCGGCTCGTGCCGTGACTACACCACCCTGTTTATGGCGGCCTGCCGCAGTGTCGGCATTGCCGCCCGCTTTGTAAGCGGTTATTTGTTTGGCAACCCGCAGCAGGAGCATCAGCTACACGCGTGGGTGGAGGTGTATCTGCCCGGCGCAGGCTGGCGCGGCTTCGACCCAACGCAGGGTACCGTTGTCAGTAACCGTCATATTTTCCTGACATCGACGGCCAAACCTGAGTTGGCGGCCCCCATTAGCGGCACGTTTCAGGGGCAGGCCAGCTCGACGTTACGGGCTGAACTGCTGTTCACCTAA
- a CDS encoding FdhF/YdeP family oxidoreductase, with protein MEKSPNSEERPSNPAAQHAENSPRSGERPEEGKQTAPDHYMQKTDADKHALPVPDNVGAKHRNPVLAQPPEAFTGLKLGEPATVAAGVTAVLKSMEFSWSEAGVGRGTKALLNLNQKDGFDCSSCAWPDPDDHRSFAEFCENGAKATASDADSRRADPDFFAQHSLVELSHMTDRDLNNTGRLTHPMVLRPGDTHYRQISWPDAFQLVADELNALDSPDEAIFYTSGKVPNEPAFLYQLFVRQFGTNNLPDCSNMCHESSGSALSPTLGLGKGSVTLNDIHEAEVILIMGQNPGTNHPRMLSALQVAKRKGAKIISVNPLHEAGLSHFKNPQEFTNPIKAVGVLLGGGTPITDLHLQVRVNGDMAVLRGIMKHLLRSEEMNPGEVIDHEFIREYTTNYEEFIATIRNTSWESIEQMSGLTKEQLLEAANIIAPKKKIITCWAMGLTQQKNGVMTIQEIVNLQLMKGAIGKPGAGTCPVRGHSNVQGDRTMGIWERPQKKFLDDLSNEYGFEPPREHGYDTVEAIKAMHEGKTGVFFSMGGNFLSAAPDTELVAEALRKQNLTIFVSTKLNRGHLVTGKTSLILPCLTHLDIDMQKAGHQFTSCENSMGVVSQNKGVLRPVEGEMLSEVAIVSGIAIATLGNRSTVDWVGYTENYDTIRDAIGRVIPGFDKFNQKIRKPGGFYLPNGPRERNFTTANGKANFTATTMEGHRLGAGQLVMMSLRSHDQFNTTIYDYNDRYRGVYGERRVVFMNPDDMAERGIRERQLINITSHFNGEERHLENFVAIPYDIPKGDTAAYYPEVNPLIPITSVADVSNTPTSKFIVVTIEPVAEELPEGSTTAVPLELVA; from the coding sequence ATGGAAAAGTCACCGAATAGCGAGGAGCGGCCAAGTAATCCGGCCGCCCAGCATGCCGAGAATAGCCCGCGCAGCGGAGAACGACCGGAAGAAGGAAAACAAACGGCGCCCGATCATTACATGCAGAAAACGGACGCCGACAAACACGCCCTGCCTGTGCCCGATAACGTGGGGGCCAAGCATCGGAATCCGGTACTGGCGCAGCCCCCCGAAGCCTTTACGGGGCTGAAACTGGGCGAGCCGGCAACGGTGGCTGCGGGTGTTACGGCGGTGCTGAAATCGATGGAGTTTTCGTGGAGCGAGGCAGGCGTCGGGCGCGGAACGAAGGCGCTACTGAACCTCAATCAGAAAGACGGGTTCGACTGCTCATCCTGCGCCTGGCCCGACCCCGACGATCACCGGTCGTTCGCTGAGTTTTGCGAAAACGGAGCCAAAGCCACCGCATCTGACGCCGACAGCCGCCGGGCCGACCCCGACTTTTTCGCTCAGCACAGTCTGGTCGAGCTGTCGCACATGACCGACCGTGACCTCAACAACACCGGTCGGCTGACGCACCCGATGGTGCTACGCCCCGGCGATACGCACTACCGGCAGATCAGCTGGCCCGACGCGTTTCAACTGGTTGCCGACGAACTTAACGCGCTCGACTCGCCCGACGAGGCTATCTTCTACACGTCGGGGAAAGTGCCGAACGAACCGGCGTTCCTGTACCAGCTGTTCGTCCGGCAGTTTGGTACCAACAACCTGCCCGACTGCTCGAATATGTGCCACGAAAGCAGCGGTTCGGCCCTCAGCCCGACGCTGGGTCTGGGCAAAGGGTCCGTTACGCTCAACGATATTCACGAGGCCGAGGTGATTCTGATTATGGGGCAAAACCCCGGCACGAACCACCCCCGGATGCTATCGGCGCTACAGGTTGCCAAGCGGAAAGGGGCCAAGATCATCTCCGTCAATCCGCTGCACGAAGCCGGGCTTAGCCACTTCAAGAACCCGCAGGAATTCACCAATCCTATCAAGGCGGTCGGAGTGCTGCTCGGTGGCGGAACACCCATTACCGATCTGCACTTACAAGTGCGCGTCAATGGCGACATGGCGGTACTGCGGGGTATTATGAAGCACCTGCTTCGGTCGGAAGAAATGAATCCCGGCGAAGTAATCGACCACGAGTTTATTCGGGAATACACGACCAATTACGAGGAGTTTATTGCCACCATCCGCAACACGAGCTGGGAGTCGATCGAACAAATGAGCGGGCTGACGAAAGAGCAGTTGCTCGAAGCGGCCAACATCATCGCGCCGAAAAAGAAGATCATTACCTGCTGGGCAATGGGACTGACGCAGCAGAAAAACGGCGTGATGACCATCCAGGAAATCGTGAACCTGCAACTGATGAAGGGCGCGATTGGCAAACCCGGCGCGGGCACCTGCCCGGTACGTGGCCACTCCAACGTGCAGGGCGACCGTACGATGGGAATCTGGGAACGCCCGCAGAAGAAATTCCTCGATGACTTGAGCAATGAATACGGTTTCGAACCGCCCCGCGAACACGGCTACGACACAGTGGAAGCCATCAAAGCGATGCACGAAGGCAAAACGGGCGTTTTCTTCAGCATGGGCGGTAATTTCCTGTCGGCCGCGCCCGATACCGAACTGGTTGCCGAGGCCCTGCGGAAGCAGAATCTGACGATTTTCGTGAGCACGAAGCTTAACCGGGGGCACCTTGTAACGGGGAAAACCTCGCTGATACTGCCCTGCCTGACTCACCTCGACATCGACATGCAGAAAGCCGGGCACCAGTTTACGTCCTGCGAAAACTCGATGGGTGTGGTTAGTCAGAACAAGGGCGTGCTGCGGCCGGTTGAGGGCGAAATGCTCAGTGAAGTCGCGATTGTGTCGGGCATCGCCATTGCCACGCTCGGCAACCGGTCTACCGTCGACTGGGTGGGATACACGGAGAACTACGACACCATTCGCGATGCGATCGGGCGGGTAATTCCGGGTTTCGATAAATTCAACCAGAAGATTCGTAAGCCCGGCGGGTTCTACCTGCCCAACGGCCCCCGCGAACGTAACTTTACCACCGCCAACGGCAAAGCGAATTTTACCGCTACGACGATGGAAGGGCATCGGCTCGGAGCCGGTCAGCTGGTGATGATGTCGCTTCGCAGCCACGATCAGTTCAATACCACCATCTACGACTATAACGACCGCTACCGGGGCGTTTACGGCGAACGGCGGGTGGTGTTCATGAATCCCGACGATATGGCTGAGCGGGGCATCCGCGAACGGCAGCTTATCAACATCACCAGCCATTTCAACGGTGAGGAGCGCCATCTGGAAAACTTCGTTGCCATTCCGTACGACATTCCGAAGGGCGACACGGCGGCTTATTACCCCGAAGTGAATCCGCTGATTCCGATTACGAGCGTGGCCGACGTGAGTAACACGCCCACGTCCAAGTTTATCGTCGTCACCATCGAGCCGGTAGCTGAAGAGCTTCCCGAAGGCAGCACGACAGCCGTGCCGCTGGAGCTGGTAGCTTAA
- a CDS encoding MFS transporter small subunit produces the protein MNEEKSTPTLRIALAWIFVSIPLLWGVSQTIIKALALFK, from the coding sequence ATGAACGAAGAAAAAAGCACCCCGACGCTGCGCATTGCTTTGGCCTGGATTTTTGTCAGTATCCCGCTGCTGTGGGGCGTTTCGCAGACGATCATCAAAGCACTGGCGTTGTTTAAATAA
- a CDS encoding OFA family MFS transporter, whose amino-acid sequence MAFLSFLDREKSVAGPGYSRWLFPPAALAVHMCIGQAYGLSVFNIPLSKLIGIDQPAPDDWPLSATVQGFNFAFFFLGVSAAIFGKWVERSGPRKTMLVAAICFASGFMVSALGVKIHSLPLFIGGYGVLGGIGLGLGYISPVSTLIKWFPDRPGMATGMAIMGFGGGAMIGSPLAVALMKYYATPTSMGVWQTLVTMGLIYFCFMMFGVLIARVPPANWKPAGWVPAVNSGNKMIATASVTADNAIKTPQFWLLWGVLCLNVTAGIGVLSQASPMIQEVFSDVRMGVGKGITAEAAAGFVGLLSLFNLAGRFFWSSLSDKTGRKTIYMVYLGLGAVLYALIGSTATIGLFVGIFCIILSMYGAGFATIPAYLRDMFGTLQVGAIHGRLLTAWSTAAILGPNIVTSLREHYIESGKAAGLAENVAKANAYNTTMYIMASLLVVGFICNLLVKPVAAKYQVKPEEKPVIA is encoded by the coding sequence ATGGCATTCTTATCATTTCTCGACCGGGAAAAATCAGTAGCTGGTCCGGGCTATAGTCGCTGGCTGTTTCCCCCCGCTGCCCTGGCTGTTCACATGTGCATCGGACAGGCCTACGGGCTCAGCGTATTCAACATTCCGCTCTCGAAACTGATCGGTATCGATCAACCGGCCCCCGACGACTGGCCACTCTCGGCAACGGTGCAGGGGTTCAACTTTGCCTTCTTTTTTCTGGGCGTATCGGCGGCAATTTTCGGCAAATGGGTGGAGCGGAGCGGTCCGCGCAAAACCATGCTTGTGGCCGCCATCTGCTTCGCCAGTGGCTTCATGGTGTCGGCGCTGGGCGTAAAGATTCACAGCCTACCGCTATTCATCGGCGGTTATGGCGTATTGGGTGGTATCGGTCTGGGACTGGGGTATATCTCGCCTGTTTCGACGCTCATCAAGTGGTTTCCCGACCGGCCCGGCATGGCAACGGGAATGGCCATTATGGGCTTTGGCGGTGGTGCCATGATTGGCTCCCCGCTGGCTGTCGCGCTGATGAAGTACTATGCAACGCCCACGTCGATGGGCGTGTGGCAGACGCTGGTAACGATGGGCCTTATTTACTTCTGCTTCATGATGTTCGGGGTACTCATCGCCCGCGTACCACCCGCCAACTGGAAACCGGCGGGCTGGGTGCCCGCTGTCAATTCCGGCAACAAGATGATTGCCACGGCCAGTGTTACGGCCGACAATGCCATCAAAACCCCGCAGTTCTGGCTGCTGTGGGGCGTACTCTGCCTGAACGTGACGGCCGGTATCGGGGTGTTGTCGCAGGCATCGCCCATGATTCAGGAAGTGTTTTCCGACGTACGAATGGGCGTGGGCAAAGGCATCACGGCTGAAGCCGCTGCGGGTTTCGTGGGGCTGCTGAGCCTTTTCAACCTCGCCGGGCGGTTTTTCTGGTCGTCGCTGTCCGACAAAACCGGGCGCAAAACGATCTATATGGTGTACCTCGGACTGGGTGCAGTGTTGTATGCGCTCATTGGCTCGACGGCTACGATCGGGCTGTTCGTGGGCATCTTCTGCATTATTCTGTCGATGTACGGCGCGGGTTTTGCCACCATTCCGGCCTACCTGCGCGACATGTTCGGTACGTTGCAGGTGGGGGCTATTCACGGTCGATTACTGACGGCCTGGAGCACGGCGGCTATCCTGGGGCCTAACATCGTCACCTCCCTGCGGGAGCACTACATCGAGAGCGGCAAAGCGGCCGGGCTGGCCGAGAACGTGGCCAAAGCCAACGCCTACAACACGACCATGTACATCATGGCATCGCTGCTGGTGGTCGGGTTTATCTGCAACCTGCTGGTAAAACCCGTAGCCGCGAAATACCAGGTCAAACCCGAAGAAAAACCCGTAATCGCTTAG
- the glmM gene encoding phosphoglucosamine mutase codes for MTLIKSISGIRGTIGGRSGDGLTPPDVVKFTAAFSQWLRQRNPALTTVVIGRDGRLSGELVAKLVAATLQGLGLDVLDLGLSTTPTVEVAVVGEQAAGGIILTASHNPIQWNALKLLNEAGEFISAQDGAEVLALADTDAIEYADVRKLGKYRTDDTWLRRHIDQILALTLVDRDAVAARNFRVVVDAVNSTGGLAVPMLLEALGVEQVTKLHCEPTGNFAHNPEPLPENLRDIIKEMERGNADLGIVVDPDVDRLALICEDGSPFGEEYTLVAVADYVLRTGGVGNTVSNLSSTVALRVITEKAGGSYFASAVGEVNVVELMKESNAVIGGEGNGGIIYPDLHYGRDALVGIALFLTQLAKSGKSASMLRRTYPNFYISKNKIELTPDIDVDALLDRIKSRYARNPISTIDGVKIEFDREWVHLRRSNTEPIIRIYSESDTLATADHLAGKIINDIREVIAEKR; via the coding sequence GTGACCCTAATCAAATCCATTTCCGGCATTCGGGGGACCATTGGTGGACGCAGTGGCGACGGCCTGACCCCGCCAGACGTTGTTAAATTCACGGCAGCTTTTAGCCAGTGGTTACGACAGCGCAACCCAGCACTGACAACGGTTGTCATCGGTCGCGATGGGCGGCTGTCGGGTGAGCTGGTTGCCAAACTGGTAGCAGCAACCTTACAGGGCCTCGGCCTCGATGTGCTGGACCTCGGCCTCTCCACAACGCCAACCGTTGAAGTTGCGGTTGTTGGCGAACAGGCCGCTGGCGGTATTATTCTGACGGCCAGCCACAACCCGATCCAGTGGAACGCGCTTAAGCTGCTCAACGAAGCGGGTGAGTTTATTTCGGCTCAGGACGGTGCCGAAGTGCTGGCCCTGGCCGATACCGACGCCATCGAGTACGCTGACGTACGCAAACTGGGAAAATACCGGACCGACGACACCTGGCTCCGCCGACACATCGACCAGATTCTGGCCCTGACCCTGGTCGATCGCGACGCTGTTGCCGCCCGGAATTTCCGCGTCGTTGTCGATGCAGTCAATTCCACCGGTGGCCTGGCCGTACCGATGCTGCTGGAAGCGCTGGGTGTTGAGCAGGTAACGAAACTACACTGCGAACCGACCGGTAACTTTGCCCACAACCCCGAGCCACTACCCGAAAACCTGCGCGACATTATCAAGGAGATGGAGCGCGGCAACGCCGACCTCGGCATCGTTGTCGATCCCGACGTCGACCGGCTGGCGCTGATCTGCGAAGACGGGTCGCCGTTCGGTGAAGAATATACGCTGGTGGCCGTGGCCGATTATGTGCTGCGTACGGGTGGCGTTGGCAATACGGTGTCGAACCTGTCGAGTACGGTAGCGTTGCGCGTAATCACCGAAAAAGCCGGTGGCAGCTACTTTGCATCGGCGGTGGGCGAAGTCAACGTGGTCGAGTTGATGAAGGAAAGCAACGCCGTTATCGGTGGCGAAGGAAACGGCGGTATCATTTACCCCGACCTGCACTACGGCCGCGACGCACTGGTGGGCATCGCCCTGTTCCTGACTCAGCTGGCGAAATCCGGCAAGTCGGCATCGATGCTCCGCCGGACGTACCCGAACTTTTACATCTCGAAAAATAAGATCGAACTAACGCCCGATATCGACGTCGACGCGCTGCTGGACCGGATCAAATCCCGGTATGCCCGCAACCCGATCAGCACCATTGATGGCGTAAAAATCGAATTTGACCGCGAGTGGGTTCACCTGCGCCGGTCCAATACCGAGCCGATCATCCGTATTTATTCCGAATCCGACACGCTGGCCACAGCCGATCATCTGGCCGGAAAAATCATTAACGATATTCGGGAGGTAATCGCGGAGAAGCGGTAG
- a CDS encoding YtxH domain-containing protein translates to MGFIRGVLAGLAIGYLTAPRSGKDTRQKLSEGISDLQNQWDEGVADVKSQFSSLLGQAEAKADEVKDKANNLADKAQDKANEVKADVKSQYNQERAKSNYNDKVEDAADATKSGVNKVEDALKLN, encoded by the coding sequence ATGGGTTTTATTAGAGGAGTACTTGCAGGTCTTGCCATTGGTTATCTGACAGCACCACGTAGCGGTAAAGACACCCGCCAGAAGCTGAGCGAAGGCATCAGTGATCTTCAGAATCAGTGGGACGAGGGTGTTGCCGATGTAAAATCGCAGTTCAGCAGCTTACTTGGTCAGGCTGAAGCAAAAGCTGATGAAGTAAAAGACAAAGCAAACAATCTGGCTGATAAAGCGCAGGACAAAGCTAATGAGGTGAAGGCTGACGTTAAATCGCAGTACAACCAGGAGCGCGCGAAATCGAATTATAACGATAAAGTTGAAGATGCAGCCGACGCTACGAAGTCGGGTGTCAACAAAGTAGAAGACGCGCTGAAACTCAACTAA